One Setaria viridis chromosome 7, Setaria_viridis_v4.0, whole genome shotgun sequence genomic region harbors:
- the LOC117865487 gene encoding uncharacterized protein isoform X1: MADGKYEPAGEGLPDGWLKECRPRKNRNGSRIKGDMFYIDPVNGYEFRSLKDVYRYLESGDISQCVTLPNKRKIEDLHTAGDQSDHTGKPSDHTQPDTDVESNEYHIPRGTNTLRNVQREAVRVEASESESIQSGLIEHTPGKAESVTRTGANAEQRPKEKKRKTKPVKGIATPLRSSPRLAALKISQEANNSAPRDELISTNSDITNQSQPKQAQKPRRKSNSSVLPERKDESSSEKFEDKYPSVPNQVQGASVPNSSGDAACQNAPAGAPVLPQQIGQGGTSDNNMPGSALSSLFRHVWSDPCLVFAFRTLMGDIPVLNDTLAYRSSAYDGNRSYFLPPQNLNKGAAPNWSSSAYDGNRNHTQVDHVSLSVPRPSDKFYGSGWFPPQ, translated from the exons ATG GCTGATGGCAAGTACGAGCCTGCTGGAGAGGGGTTACCTGACGGTTGGTTGAAAGAATGCAGACCTAGAAAGAATCGAAATGGATCTAGAATCAAGGGTGACATG TTCTATATTGACCCAGTCAATGGATATGAATTTCGCTCTCTTAAGGATGTGTACCGCTATCTTGAATCTGGAGACATCAGTCAATGTGTTACATTGCCAAACAAGAGAAAAATTGAGGACCTGCATACTGCAGGGGACCAATCTGATCAT ACAGGGAAACCATCAGATCACACACAACCGGATACTGATGTTGAGTCCAATGAATATCATATACCAAGAGGTACGAACACACTGAGAAATGTCCAAAGGGAAGCTGTTCGAGTTGAAGCTTCAGAGTCCGAGAGCATCCAATCAGGCTTGATAGAACACACTCCAGGAAAAGCTGAATCTGTTACTAGGACAGGAGCGAATGCGGAGCAGAGACCCAAGGAAAAGAAACGCAAAACTAAACCTGTCAAAGGGATTGCTACACCTCTTCGATCATCACCTCGTTTAGCTGCACTGAAGATTAGCCAGGAAGCAAACAATAGTGCGCCAAGAGATGAACTTATCAGCACAAATTCAGACATCACCAATCAGTCACAACCAAAGCAAGCCCAGAAACCTAGGCGAAAGTCTAATTCCTCTGTACTTCCTGAGAGGAAAGATGAAAGCTCCTCAGAAAAGTTTGAAGACAAGTACCCTTCAGTTCCCAATCAAGTTCAAGGAGCATCAGTCCCTAACTCTTCAGGAGATGCTGCATGCCAGAATGCACCAGCTGGGGCACCTGTTCTGCCACAACAAATTGGACAAGGTGGAACATCTGATAATAATATGCCTGGATCAGCCCTGTCATCGCTATTTCGACATGTCTGGTCAGACCCATGCCTTGTGTTTGCGTTCAGGACTCTGATGGGTGATATCCCTGTTCTAAATGACACTCTAGCATATCGATCTTCAGCTTATGATGGAAACAGAAGCTACTTTCTTCCACCACAGAATCTGAATAAAGGGGCGGCACCCAACTGGTCCTCTTCGGCTTATGATGGTAACAGAAACCACACACAAGTCGATCATGTTAGTCTCTCAGTGCCAAGGCCATCAGATAAGTTCTACGGCAGTGGTTGGTTCCCTCCGCAGTGA
- the LOC117865487 gene encoding uncharacterized protein isoform X2 — MFYIDPVNGYEFRSLKDVYRYLESGDISQCVTLPNKRKIEDLHTAGDQSDHTGKPSDHTQPDTDVESNEYHIPRGTNTLRNVQREAVRVEASESESIQSGLIEHTPGKAESVTRTGANAEQRPKEKKRKTKPVKGIATPLRSSPRLAALKISQEANNSAPRDELISTNSDITNQSQPKQAQKPRRKSNSSVLPERKDESSSEKFEDKYPSVPNQVQGASVPNSSGDAACQNAPAGAPVLPQQIGQGGTSDNNMPGSALSSLFRHVWSDPCLVFAFRTLMGDIPVLNDTLAYRSSAYDGNRSYFLPPQNLNKGAAPNWSSSAYDGNRNHTQVDHVSLSVPRPSDKFYGSGWFPPQ; from the exons ATG TTCTATATTGACCCAGTCAATGGATATGAATTTCGCTCTCTTAAGGATGTGTACCGCTATCTTGAATCTGGAGACATCAGTCAATGTGTTACATTGCCAAACAAGAGAAAAATTGAGGACCTGCATACTGCAGGGGACCAATCTGATCAT ACAGGGAAACCATCAGATCACACACAACCGGATACTGATGTTGAGTCCAATGAATATCATATACCAAGAGGTACGAACACACTGAGAAATGTCCAAAGGGAAGCTGTTCGAGTTGAAGCTTCAGAGTCCGAGAGCATCCAATCAGGCTTGATAGAACACACTCCAGGAAAAGCTGAATCTGTTACTAGGACAGGAGCGAATGCGGAGCAGAGACCCAAGGAAAAGAAACGCAAAACTAAACCTGTCAAAGGGATTGCTACACCTCTTCGATCATCACCTCGTTTAGCTGCACTGAAGATTAGCCAGGAAGCAAACAATAGTGCGCCAAGAGATGAACTTATCAGCACAAATTCAGACATCACCAATCAGTCACAACCAAAGCAAGCCCAGAAACCTAGGCGAAAGTCTAATTCCTCTGTACTTCCTGAGAGGAAAGATGAAAGCTCCTCAGAAAAGTTTGAAGACAAGTACCCTTCAGTTCCCAATCAAGTTCAAGGAGCATCAGTCCCTAACTCTTCAGGAGATGCTGCATGCCAGAATGCACCAGCTGGGGCACCTGTTCTGCCACAACAAATTGGACAAGGTGGAACATCTGATAATAATATGCCTGGATCAGCCCTGTCATCGCTATTTCGACATGTCTGGTCAGACCCATGCCTTGTGTTTGCGTTCAGGACTCTGATGGGTGATATCCCTGTTCTAAATGACACTCTAGCATATCGATCTTCAGCTTATGATGGAAACAGAAGCTACTTTCTTCCACCACAGAATCTGAATAAAGGGGCGGCACCCAACTGGTCCTCTTCGGCTTATGATGGTAACAGAAACCACACACAAGTCGATCATGTTAGTCTCTCAGTGCCAAGGCCATCAGATAAGTTCTACGGCAGTGGTTGGTTCCCTCCGCAGTGA
- the LOC117865485 gene encoding probable potassium transporter 11, translating into MASLSESEVTNRGSMWELDQNLDQPMDEEAGRLKNMYREKKFSSVLLIRLAFQSLGVVFGDLGTSPLYVFYNIFPRGVDDDEDVIGALSLIIYTLTLIPLLKYVFVVLRANDNGQGGTFALYSLLCRHAKINTIPNQHRTDEELTTYSRQTYEENSVAAKIKRWLEAHAYKRNILLILVLIGTCTAIGDGILTPAISVLSASGGIKVQNQNMSTDVVVLVAVVILIGLFSMQHYGTDKVGWLFAPIVLLWFILIGSVGAVNIHKYNNSVLKAYNPVYVYRFFRRRWNSDIWTSLGGVMLSITGTEALFADLCHFPVLAIQIAFTLIVFPCLLLAYTGQAAYIISHKQHVADAFYLSIPDAIYWPAFVIATAAAIVASQATISATYSIIKQALALGCFPRVKIVHTSKKFLGQIYIPDINWVLLVLCIAVTAGFKNQSQIGNAYGTAVVIVMLVTTFLMVPIMLLVWKSHWVLVITFIVLSLMVEVPYFVACILKIDQGGWVPLVIATAFFLIMYVWHFCTVKRYEFEMHSKVSMAWILGLGPSLGLVRVPGIGFVYTELASGVPHIFSHFITNLPAIHSVVVFVCVKYLPVYTVPTEERFLVRRIGPKSYHMFRCVARYGYKDLHKRDEDFEKMLFDCVLLFVRLESMMEGYSDSDEFSVPERGGAGALMSGGASAFLGEKTCSTMCSNGELSFSSQDSIVPAQSPRPPLSRGMTDSGLLTTRLSAGQASTVGDELEFLNRCKDAGVVHILGNTIVRARRDSGIVKKLAVDYMYAFMRRMCRENSVLFNVPHESLLNVGQIYYI; encoded by the exons ATGGCGTCGCTGTCAGAAAGTGAGGTGACAAATAGGGGGAGCATGTGGGAACTAGATCAAAACCTTGATCAACCCATGGATGAGGAGGCAGGCAGGCTGAAGAATATGTACAGAGAGAAG AAGTTCTCATCAGTTTTGTTAATACGGCTGGCATTTCAGAGCCTTGGGGTGGTCTTTGGTGACCTGGGCACATCGCCTTTATATGTGTTCTATAATATCTTTCCTCGTGGAGTAGATGACGATGAGGATGTTATTGGAGCTCTTTCCTTGATTATTTACACCCTCACTCTCATTCCTCTTCTGAAGTATGTTTTTGTTGTCTTGAGGGCAAATGACAACGGTCAAG GTGGTACATTTGCTCTTTATTCCCTATTATGCCGTCATGCAAAGATCAACACCATTCCTAATCAACACAGGACTGATGAGGAATTGACGACATATAGTCGGCAGACCTACGAGGAGAATTCAGTTGCGGCAAAAATAAAGAGATGGCTAGAGGCACATGCATATAAGAGAAACATTCTTCTTATTCTTGTTCTCATTGGTACTTGTACAGCAATTGGAGATGGAATCCTTACTCCTGCTATATCTG TTCTTTCTGCATCAGGTGGCATAAAAGTTCAGAATCAGAACATGAGTACTG ATGTTGTTGTGCTTGTTGCAGTGGTCATCTTGATTGGGTTATTTAGCATGCAGCACTATGGCACAGATAAAGTGGGATGGCTCTTTGCACCGATAGTTCTTCTCTGGTTCATCCTAATCGGAAGTGTCGGAGCTGTGAACATACACAAGTATAATAACTCCGTGTTAAAAGCATACAACCCAGTATATGTATACCGGTTTTTCAGACGGAGATGGAACTCTGACATATGGACCTCTCTGGGAGGAGTCATGCTTAGCATCACAG GAACTGAAGCATTATTTGCTGATCTCTGCCACTTTCCTGTATTGGCAATTCAG ATTGCTTTCACCTTGATTGTGTTCCCATGCCTTCTACTGGCATACACAGGGCAGGCTGCCTACATTATTTCCCACAAACAACATGTGGCCGACGCCTTTTATCTGTCCATTCCAG ATGCCATATACTGGCCAGCCTTTGTCATAGCAACTGCCGCAGCAATCGTTGCAAGCCAAGCCACCATATCTGCAACCTACTCAATAATAAAGCAAGCTCTTGCACTAGGCTGTTTTCCCCGCGTGAAGATAGTCCACACCTCGAAGAAATTCCTTGGCCAGATTTACATCCCTGACATCAATTGGGTCCTTCTGGTTCTTTGCATTGCTGTCACTGCCGGATTCAAGAACCAAAGCCAGATAGGAAACGCATATG GCACCGCCGTGGTTATAGTTATGCTAGTTACAACATTCCTCATGGTGCCGATAATGCTGCTGGTGTGGAAGAGCCACTGGGTCCTGGTCATCACCTTCATCGTGCTATCGCTCATGGTGGAGGTCCCCTACTTCGTGGCCTGCATACTCAAGATCGACCAGGGCGGCTGGGTCCCGCTCGTCATCGCGACGGCCTTCTTCCTCATCATGTACGTGTGGCACTTCTGCACCGTGAAGCGTTACGAGTTCGAGATGCACAGCAAGGTGTCCATGGCCTGGATCCTTGGCCTCGGCCCGAGCCTCGGCCTGGTCAGGGTCCCGGGGATAGGCTTCGTGTACACGGAGCTGGCCAGCGGCGTCCCCCACATCTTCTCCCACTTCATCACCAACCTGCCTGCGATCCACTCGGTGGTTGTCTTCGTCTGCGTCAAGTACCTGCCGGTGTACACGGTGCCGACGGAGGAGAGGTTCCTGGTGAGGAGGATCGGGCCCAAGAGCTACCACATGTTCCGGTGCGTGGCGAGGTACGGGTACAAGGACCTGCACAAGAGGGACGAGGACTTCGAGAAGATGCTCTTCGACTGCGTCCTCTTATTCGTCCGGCTGGAGAGCATGATGGAGGGCTACTCCGACTCGGACGAGTTCAGCGTGCCGGAGCGGGGGGGTGCCGGCGCGCTgatgagcggcggcgcgagcgcgtTCCTGGGCGAGAAGACCTGCAGCACCATGTGCTCCAACGGCGAGCTGAGCTTCTCGTCGCAGGACTCGATCGTGCCCGCGcagtcgccgcggccgccgctcaGCAGGGGGATGACGGACAGCGGCCTGCTGACGACGAGGTTGTCGGCGGGGCAGGCGAGCACGGTGGGCGACGAGCTTGAGTTCCTGAACCGGTGTAAGGACGCCGGCGTGGTGCACATTCTGGGGAACACCATCGTGCGCGCGCGGCGGGACTCCGGGATCGTGAAGAAGCTCGCCGTCGACTACATGTACGCCTTCATGAGGAGGATGTGCAGGGAGAACAGCGTGCTCTTCAACGTGCCCCATGAGAGCCTGCTCAATGTCGGTCAGATTTACTACATCTGA